Proteins encoded in a region of the Schaalia hyovaginalis genome:
- a CDS encoding protoporphyrinogen/coproporphyrinogen oxidase produces the protein MSSPLDASADRHFDAIVIGGGIAGLAAAWEFTRAGLRPLVLEARGYLGGQIAALDIAGTRIDIGAESFAPRGTAVSSMAAELGLEVVAPEGGRASLFLPPLDPSGDAPWALHPFPPASLMGIPSDPGLPAVAAILGDEGAKRAQEDRRLPADAGGERPDLASFVEARMGRAVVDRLVRPIVAGIHSADPADLDADRVVPGLRAATLAAGSLSAAVEEILARSPGPRGDVGIRGGMGALVEGLREAILRAGGAVLTRTGARTLSRTGEGWRVEAAPVRPSAAPWAEPVPAGEPVELRARRIVLAAAPAAARRLLAALVPEAESLDSPRGAPIVRSFLAVRAPGLDDAPVGPGLLVSPDAECPVRAKALSQLDVKWPWVAEALRAAHGPGAHLLRLSHGRPGDEDREPALEELLDEALALTGVRIGGECVLAHRVIHWNGTLAQAAPALRERIDAVRGAAEAMEGLAVTGAWVAGSGVSAVVADARSRAVRLLGE, from the coding sequence ATGAGCAGCCCCCTTGACGCTTCAGCCGACCGGCATTTCGACGCGATCGTCATCGGCGGCGGGATCGCGGGACTCGCCGCCGCTTGGGAGTTCACGAGGGCGGGCCTGCGCCCCCTGGTCCTCGAAGCCCGCGGCTACCTCGGCGGTCAGATCGCCGCCCTCGACATCGCGGGAACGCGCATCGATATCGGCGCGGAGTCCTTCGCCCCGCGCGGGACGGCCGTGTCGTCGATGGCCGCTGAGCTCGGCCTCGAGGTCGTCGCCCCCGAGGGCGGTCGCGCTTCCCTCTTCCTCCCGCCGCTCGATCCTTCCGGGGACGCCCCCTGGGCGCTCCACCCCTTCCCGCCGGCCTCCCTCATGGGCATCCCCTCCGACCCGGGCCTGCCCGCAGTCGCGGCGATCCTCGGGGACGAGGGCGCGAAGCGGGCGCAGGAGGACCGCCGCCTCCCGGCGGATGCCGGGGGGGAGCGCCCCGATCTCGCCTCCTTCGTCGAGGCGCGCATGGGACGGGCCGTGGTCGATCGCCTGGTCCGCCCCATCGTCGCGGGCATCCATTCCGCCGATCCGGCGGACCTCGATGCCGACCGGGTCGTTCCCGGGCTCCGGGCCGCCACCCTCGCGGCCGGGAGCCTGTCCGCCGCAGTCGAGGAGATCCTCGCCCGTTCCCCGGGTCCGCGCGGGGACGTGGGGATCCGCGGCGGCATGGGGGCGCTCGTCGAGGGGCTGCGAGAGGCGATCCTTCGCGCCGGAGGGGCGGTGCTCACCCGCACGGGGGCCCGCACCTTGAGCCGCACGGGGGAGGGGTGGCGCGTGGAGGCGGCACCCGTCCGTCCGTCCGCAGCGCCGTGGGCCGAGCCCGTTCCCGCGGGGGAGCCCGTCGAGCTGCGCGCCCGGCGGATCGTCCTCGCGGCGGCCCCGGCCGCCGCGCGCAGACTCCTGGCCGCCCTCGTCCCCGAAGCGGAATCGCTGGATTCGCCCAGGGGCGCGCCGATCGTCCGCTCCTTCCTCGCCGTGCGCGCCCCCGGACTCGACGACGCGCCCGTCGGCCCGGGCCTCCTCGTCTCCCCGGACGCCGAGTGCCCGGTGCGGGCGAAGGCGCTCTCGCAGCTCGATGTGAAATGGCCGTGGGTCGCCGAGGCCCTGCGGGCCGCTCACGGTCCCGGGGCCCACCTGCTGCGCCTGTCCCACGGGCGACCGGGGGACGAGGACCGCGAGCCCGCTCTGGAAGAGCTGCTCGACGAGGCCTTAGCGCTCACCGGGGTTCGGATCGGCGGCGAGTGCGTCCTCGCGCACCGGGTGATCCACTGGAACGGGACGCTCGCACAGGCGGCCCCTGCGCTCCGCGAGCGCATCGACGCCGTCCGCGGGGCCGCCGAGGCGATGGAAGGGCTGGCGGTGACGGGGGCCTGGGTCGCCGGGAGCGGGGTGTCGGCGGTCGTGGCCGATGCGCGTTCGAGGGCGGTGCGCCTTCTCGGCGAGTGA